The Mucilaginibacter yixingensis genome window below encodes:
- a CDS encoding sodium:proton antiporter — protein MSLFVIIALLIIISAAYSYINARFIRLPGTIGIITLAISVSILILVINQLYPSASAWLTALAKNIDFSRTVLNIMLGFLLFAGSFNVDGKKLKREMRPVFILSTIGVILSTGVFGTLFYFIAPVFHIYVPLVYCLLFGALVSPTDPVAVAAIIRGTRLPTHLETIIEGESLFNDGVGLVLFITLLEITQSGDNNIDFGNALMLFVREVFGGIGLGIICGFFAYRLMRSIADFQTIVLVSLALVMGISLVASYLHLSIPLAVVTAGLFTGNRSINSDEKERSHQALERFWRLVDELLNTILFVMIGLQMVNFPFLNNYWMTGSLAIILILVARWASIMLPITFLRRNLKTSYKSVRILTWAGVRGGISIALALSLPHTKYRELILAGSYFIVIFSIIVQGLTLNRMINRIYHLEEEPVEENA, from the coding sequence ATGAGTTTGTTTGTCATTATTGCTTTATTGATAATCATTAGTGCGGCATACTCTTATATTAATGCAAGGTTTATCAGGCTGCCGGGTACTATTGGTATCATTACGCTGGCCATTTCGGTTTCTATACTCATATTGGTTATCAATCAACTTTATCCGAGTGCTTCTGCCTGGTTAACGGCGCTGGCCAAAAACATTGACTTCTCTAGAACAGTGCTCAATATCATGTTGGGTTTCCTGCTGTTTGCCGGCTCTTTTAATGTTGACGGCAAGAAATTGAAGCGAGAGATGCGACCTGTGTTTATTTTGAGCACGATAGGTGTTATTCTATCCACTGGCGTGTTCGGTACGCTGTTTTATTTTATAGCTCCTGTATTCCATATCTACGTTCCACTGGTTTATTGCCTGCTCTTTGGGGCGCTGGTATCGCCTACAGATCCGGTTGCCGTAGCGGCAATTATTAGAGGGACAAGATTGCCAACTCACCTGGAGACCATTATAGAGGGCGAATCGTTGTTTAACGATGGTGTAGGATTGGTGCTCTTTATCACGCTGTTGGAAATCACGCAGTCTGGTGATAATAATATTGATTTTGGTAATGCGCTGATGTTATTTGTGCGTGAAGTGTTCGGCGGTATTGGTCTGGGTATTATCTGCGGTTTTTTTGCCTACCGATTGATGCGCTCTATTGCCGATTTTCAAACCATTGTGCTGGTATCGCTGGCTTTGGTAATGGGCATCTCGCTTGTGGCCTCATACCTGCATTTATCTATCCCGCTGGCGGTGGTTACAGCAGGCTTATTTACAGGCAATCGCTCTATAAACAGCGATGAGAAAGAGCGATCTCATCAAGCTTTAGAACGTTTTTGGCGGCTGGTGGATGAACTGCTGAATACCATCCTGTTTGTGATGATAGGTTTGCAAATGGTCAATTTTCCGTTTCTTAATAATTACTGGATGACTGGTTCGCTGGCCATTATACTTATTCTGGTAGCGCGGTGGGCCAGTATTATGTTGCCTATTACTTTTTTGCGGCGAAATCTTAAAACCAGTTATAAAAGCGTGCGCATACTTACCTGGGCCGGCGTGCGGGGAGGGATATCCATCGCGTTAGCACTGTCATTACCCCATACCAAGTACCGCGAATTAATACTGGCCGGAAGCTATTTTATAGTGATTTTTTCCATCATTGTTCAGGGGTTGACACTGAACCGGATGATTAACCGCATTTATCATTTGGAGGAAGAACCGGTTGAAGAGAATGCCTGA
- a CDS encoding FMN-binding negative transcriptional regulator yields the protein MYIPKHFALDDVPQAVAFMQKYSFATLVTAIGNHPEATHIPFITEQRGNDIILTSHFAKANPQAADIDQTEALVIFTEPHAYISPSHYEKLQNVPTWNYIAIHAYGKAIIIEDEAAQLQMMETMISTYDAPYLQQWDSMPIDYKQKLLKGIVAFEIRVTDLQGKQKLSQNRTEVERNNIVDTLSKSKDSVVRDLSDYMKFNH from the coding sequence ATGTATATTCCTAAACATTTCGCACTTGATGATGTGCCGCAAGCCGTCGCCTTCATGCAGAAATACAGTTTTGCCACGTTGGTGACTGCCATTGGTAATCATCCTGAGGCTACACATATTCCCTTTATTACGGAACAGCGTGGTAACGATATAATATTGACCTCGCATTTTGCCAAAGCTAATCCACAAGCAGCAGATATTGATCAGACCGAAGCTTTGGTAATATTTACAGAGCCACATGCCTATATTTCGCCTTCGCATTATGAGAAACTCCAAAATGTGCCAACATGGAATTACATAGCCATACATGCCTACGGCAAGGCAATTATTATTGAAGACGAAGCAGCTCAATTGCAGATGATGGAAACGATGATCAGCACTTATGACGCACCTTACTTACAACAATGGGATAGCATGCCCATAGATTACAAGCAAAAATTATTAAAGGGCATTGTAGCTTTTGAGATTAGGGTAACGGACCTGCAAGGCAAACAAAAACTAAGTCAAAACAGAACCGAAGTGGAGCGTAATAACATAGTCGACACACTCAGTAAAAGCAAAGACAGTGTAGTGCGCGATTTGTCTGACTACATGAAGTTTAATCACTAG